A part of Halictus rubicundus isolate RS-2024b chromosome 4, iyHalRubi1_principal, whole genome shotgun sequence genomic DNA contains:
- the Rybp gene encoding ring and YY1 binding protein yields the protein MNHSGSGKRQAKVLEENYWDCSVCTYRNTAEAFKCLMCDVRKGTSTRKPRINPQLVAQQVAQQQYVPLLKPGKKEGGSGGSTATSGKEKDRKLDKPRRKNRHPPRLKNIDRSTAQTNEVTVNNVTVVITEYKPKVKKSSDQSGLSSSASSENGSQHDSNQDSRSLDIGTDA from the exons ATGAACCATTCGGGAAGTGGAAAACGTCAGGCGAAGGTTTTGGAAGAAAACTATTGGGATTGCAGTGTCTGCACGTATAGAAATACCGCAGAAGCATTTAAGTGCCTCATGTGTGACGTCCGTAAAGGAACTTCTACGCGGAAACCCCGCATAAATCCTCAGCTTGTGGCACAACAG GTTGCGCAGCAACAATATGTACCACTTTTGAAGCCAGGGAAAAAGGAGGGTGGAAGCGGTGGTAGTACAGCTACTAGTGGTAAAGAAAAAGACCGTAAATTGGACAAACCAAGACGCAAAAATAGGCATCCACCTCGTCTTAAAAATATAGATCGCAGTACAGCTCAAACCAATGAAGTGACAGTAAATAATGTCACTGTCGTAATTACGGAATATAAGCCAAAAGTGAAGAAGAGTTCAGATCAGTCTGGTTTATCCAGCAGTGCTTCTTCTGAGAACGGAAGTCAACACGACTCCAATCAAGACTCTAGAAGTTTGGATATAGGAACTGATGCTTAG